A genomic segment from Chitinophaga flava encodes:
- a CDS encoding TonB-dependent receptor — protein MKKFYILCCLLCALFGIQLKAQETSGRLDGRVVDGKGQPVPGVTVVAIHTPTGTRYGTIAGNDGRYHLAGLRVGGPYSVQASMMGMGTQKKEGLMVRLGEPLQLAIVLEDSKQQLSEVVVKGNKGVPANTYGAGQNISGSQLRSMPTVNRSIQDITRLVPQASKDNAFGGTNFRYNNVTLDGAINNDAIGFSPSTGGITGTSGMPGASTHTNPVSMDAIEDMQVYLAPFDVKIGNFTGGSINAVTRSGTNTFTGSVYAFGRNASLIGKDKAGSLGRMNSDFYDYQSGIRLGFPIIKDKLFFFTNEEVTGRRDPTQLVAGQAETAQILSVKDEQDIRNATTDRYGKAFDPGTGGVFNATSQSQKFFNRLDWNINEKHQLSVRNNTILSNAVIMDRDQQDFRFTSMAYKQTNNQTSTVAELKTRFNTKLANSLIVGYTVVNDKRDPQSDPNLPQVQIMGRTPGTTIYMGTDREAAIFNLQQRTWEITDNVTLYKGKHTFLFGTHNELYHVKYGFVNSWNGRVDYLSIDDYLHNNPWRVRGSYNYTDNSREYIQSHPQSFNVDMFSVYAQDEIQLTDRLKITPGIRADYTLLPEKPLLSDKTRNAIQDGYFGNTYYYTPLNQIRNNYLNQVQLSPRLGFRYDWMDNQRLILRGGVGMFTGRIPLAWLAYAYYNNGDTYGAFDQKADQQAFVAGTDPLKPSGNGIGGFIGQNGAIINNRNSGKTQVDVVDNNFVMPKVLRTSLALDYTTKTGYKFTLEGMYTKSLKDVVFRQVNIKDDPRYYGYDEGLQQPVYRGSIDPRFANAYELGNTTKGYRYNISGSVNRRFDNGLNAGVSYTFGESKDVSNGIRNSMESNWQLNQSLQPNNPDLAYSNFDIRHRFVVHVDYRRAWNEKWISSASLFFSAQSGSPFTYGIVNNSIQGLPQQVSLVYIPQSGEALRYFQDYTDASGANVTAAAQAEAFNRFVDGNAYLRSRRGAFTERNMGRTPWNNQADFHFAQEYHFSGKPGSSYLTFTLDIMNITNLLNKEWGRSYFSPNTFNSTASVGLTPFYPGRQSKENYPVYMFTDPGKPYAVDFFNSRYQMQLGMRYSF, from the coding sequence ATGAAGAAATTTTATATACTCTGTTGCCTTTTGTGTGCGCTGTTTGGCATACAACTGAAGGCACAGGAAACCAGCGGCCGTTTGGACGGTCGTGTGGTTGACGGTAAAGGACAGCCGGTACCGGGAGTAACGGTAGTGGCTATACATACACCTACCGGCACCCGTTATGGAACAATAGCGGGTAATGATGGCCGTTATCATCTGGCAGGTTTACGCGTAGGTGGTCCTTATAGTGTACAGGCTTCTATGATGGGCATGGGCACGCAGAAAAAAGAAGGCCTGATGGTGCGTTTGGGAGAACCACTGCAACTGGCGATCGTACTGGAAGATAGTAAACAACAGCTGTCTGAAGTAGTGGTGAAAGGCAACAAGGGAGTACCGGCCAATACCTATGGCGCCGGTCAGAACATCAGCGGGTCACAGCTCCGTAGTATGCCTACTGTCAACAGAAGCATACAGGATATCACCAGGCTGGTGCCCCAGGCTTCGAAGGATAACGCTTTCGGGGGTACGAATTTCCGCTACAACAACGTAACACTGGATGGTGCCATCAACAACGATGCCATTGGCTTTAGCCCTTCCACCGGTGGTATCACCGGTACTTCCGGTATGCCCGGTGCCAGTACCCATACTAACCCGGTGTCTATGGATGCTATTGAAGATATGCAGGTATATCTGGCCCCCTTCGATGTGAAGATCGGTAACTTCACCGGTGGTAGTATCAACGCTGTAACCCGCAGCGGTACCAACACTTTCACCGGCTCCGTTTATGCGTTCGGCAGAAATGCCTCGCTCATCGGAAAAGATAAAGCCGGTTCGCTGGGCCGCATGAACAGCGACTTCTACGACTATCAGTCTGGTATCCGTTTAGGGTTTCCGATCATCAAAGACAAGCTGTTTTTCTTCACCAATGAAGAAGTCACCGGTCGCCGTGATCCTACGCAGCTGGTAGCCGGCCAGGCCGAAACAGCCCAGATCCTGAGTGTAAAAGATGAACAGGATATCCGCAATGCCACCACCGACCGCTATGGCAAAGCTTTTGATCCCGGCACCGGTGGTGTCTTCAACGCCACCAGCCAGTCACAGAAGTTCTTTAACCGCCTCGACTGGAATATCAATGAGAAACATCAGCTGTCTGTGCGTAACAATACCATCCTGTCCAACGCTGTCATTATGGACCGCGACCAGCAGGATTTTCGTTTCACCAGCATGGCTTATAAACAAACCAATAACCAGACCTCTACCGTGGCAGAGCTGAAAACCCGCTTCAACACAAAGCTGGCCAACAGCCTGATCGTAGGTTATACCGTTGTCAATGACAAACGTGATCCACAGTCAGACCCAAACCTGCCACAGGTGCAGATCATGGGCCGTACCCCCGGTACCACCATTTATATGGGCACCGACAGGGAAGCCGCCATCTTTAATCTGCAGCAGCGTACCTGGGAGATCACCGACAACGTTACATTGTACAAAGGAAAACATACTTTCCTTTTTGGTACCCATAATGAACTGTATCATGTCAAATACGGATTTGTAAACAGCTGGAATGGCCGTGTAGACTATCTCAGTATTGATGACTACCTCCATAACAATCCATGGAGAGTACGTGGCAGCTACAACTATACAGATAACAGCCGCGAATACATCCAGTCTCACCCGCAGTCCTTTAATGTAGACATGTTCAGTGTATACGCCCAGGATGAGATACAGCTGACAGACCGCCTGAAAATCACACCAGGTATCCGTGCCGACTATACGCTGTTGCCTGAAAAACCACTGCTCAGTGATAAAACCCGTAACGCCATACAGGACGGCTATTTCGGCAATACCTACTATTACACGCCATTAAACCAGATCCGGAACAACTACCTCAATCAGGTACAACTGTCGCCCCGTCTGGGTTTCCGCTACGACTGGATGGATAACCAACGCCTTATCCTGAGAGGAGGAGTGGGTATGTTTACCGGCCGTATCCCGCTGGCATGGCTGGCCTACGCCTACTACAACAACGGCGATACCTATGGAGCATTCGATCAGAAAGCAGATCAGCAGGCTTTTGTAGCAGGCACCGATCCGCTGAAACCTTCCGGCAACGGTATCGGTGGTTTCATCGGCCAGAATGGCGCTATTATCAATAACCGCAATTCCGGCAAAACACAGGTGGACGTAGTTGATAACAATTTTGTGATGCCTAAGGTGTTACGTACCAGCCTCGCCCTGGACTATACTACTAAAACAGGATATAAGTTCACCCTGGAAGGGATGTACACCAAAAGCCTGAAAGATGTGGTATTCCGTCAGGTAAACATCAAAGATGATCCCCGTTATTATGGTTATGATGAAGGATTGCAACAGCCGGTATACCGCGGCAGTATTGATCCCCGTTTTGCCAACGCCTATGAATTAGGTAATACTACCAAAGGCTACCGCTACAATATCAGCGGAAGTGTGAACCGTCGTTTTGATAATGGCCTGAATGCTGGGGTGTCCTATACTTTCGGAGAATCAAAAGATGTGTCCAACGGTATCCGTAACTCAATGGAAAGTAACTGGCAGCTCAATCAGTCGCTGCAGCCTAATAATCCGGACCTGGCCTACTCCAACTTCGATATTCGTCACCGTTTTGTGGTGCATGTTGACTATCGCAGGGCCTGGAACGAAAAATGGATCAGCAGCGCATCGCTGTTTTTCAGTGCGCAGTCCGGATCTCCTTTTACCTATGGCATTGTTAACAACAGCATCCAAGGCTTGCCACAACAAGTAAGCCTGGTATATATTCCACAGTCAGGTGAAGCGCTGCGTTATTTCCAGGATTATACAGATGCTTCCGGTGCTAATGTTACCGCTGCCGCCCAGGCAGAAGCCTTCAACAGATTTGTGGATGGTAATGCCTATCTGCGCAGCCGCAGAGGTGCTTTCACAGAACGTAATATGGGCCGCACACCCTGGAACAACCAGGCAGATTTTCATTTTGCGCAGGAATATCATTTCTCCGGAAAGCCTGGCAGCAGTTATCTCACATTCACACTCGATATCATGAATATCACCAATCTGCTGAACAAGGAATGGGGACGTTCTTATTTTTCTCCTAACACCTTTAACTCCACAGCGAGTGTAGGATTGACACCTTTTTATCCCGGCCGCCAGAGCAAGGAAAATTACCCGGTATATATGTTTACCGATCCCGGAAAACCTTATGCGGTCGACTTCTTCAACTCCCGCTATCAGATGCAGCTGGGGATGAGATATTCATTTTAA
- a CDS encoding fasciclin domain-containing protein, producing the protein MKRNLLLASLLLFFSCKKDDNQPAATNRNNSLAYVITDNKFNFSFFNTALTVTNFGNTFFEKGPYTVLIPDNNAFQQSGYSTEKDVAVEKGSVLNNMVKYHTLNGIWQLDKLPFRFNQPITTVSGAQLFVTHWVRNQDTIITINGTRVTALNMPASNGLIQVINTVLNPLVQDKLSDAVAAEPTLTYFNVALQQAGMKDLLRGVGPYTIFAPNNSAFIAAGFPTTDSVANTDPAVLKALLQFHILANRRFVYDYALSTDASGQSQQTMLNNSNTTVNLINNGDNGITIQGSGNTQPCQLVKSNVLTNNGVLHIIDNVLMENF; encoded by the coding sequence ATGAAAAGAAATCTATTGCTGGCATCTCTGCTGTTGTTTTTTTCCTGTAAGAAAGACGATAACCAGCCTGCGGCAACAAACAGGAATAACAGTCTTGCATATGTTATCACCGATAATAAATTTAATTTTTCCTTTTTTAATACAGCCCTTACCGTTACCAACTTCGGCAATACCTTTTTTGAAAAAGGGCCTTATACGGTATTGATCCCTGATAATAATGCCTTCCAGCAATCGGGCTACAGCACCGAGAAAGATGTGGCGGTAGAAAAGGGATCGGTGCTGAACAACATGGTGAAGTATCATACACTGAATGGTATATGGCAACTGGATAAACTGCCTTTCCGCTTTAACCAGCCTATTACCACCGTTTCCGGTGCACAGCTGTTTGTAACCCATTGGGTAAGAAATCAGGATACCATCATCACTATCAACGGTACTCGTGTGACAGCCCTGAATATGCCGGCCAGCAATGGTTTGATACAGGTAATCAATACCGTATTAAATCCGTTGGTGCAGGATAAACTGAGCGATGCGGTAGCGGCAGAGCCAACACTGACCTATTTTAATGTGGCATTGCAGCAGGCAGGCATGAAAGATCTGCTGAGAGGAGTGGGGCCTTATACCATCTTCGCGCCGAACAATAGCGCATTTATCGCTGCTGGTTTCCCTACAACAGATAGTGTGGCCAATACTGATCCGGCTGTACTGAAAGCGTTGCTGCAGTTTCATATCCTGGCCAATCGTCGCTTTGTATATGACTATGCATTAAGTACAGACGCCTCTGGTCAAAGCCAGCAAACCATGCTAAACAACAGTAATACCACCGTTAATCTCATTAACAACGGAGATAATGGTATTACCATTCAGGGCTCCGGTAATACACAGCCATGCCAGCTGGTCAAATCCAATGTGCTGACCAACAATGGAGTGCTGCATATTATTGATAATGTATTGATGGAAAACTTCTAA
- a CDS encoding fasciclin domain-containing protein encodes MKFFIYTMTLSMLFFSACRLKDAQVTPVGEPLPYNGPSQTVKQILDGSGFTIYKAIWKKVNMDSVMADNGSQAYTLLVPADDAFTKAGMTLNTVNTMPVADLDSLLFYHVVDTWLSGDQLKTLTGSNAMRSLLTRGDLPNYSDRFPYYYYQYLGLHDGKLVINGKPHPLKTMEGTNGTLYVLDEVLKKPEKDMIDYLKNNPDFSMLMEACRINDSIYRLNWGSQGFTQLLSTDARSKQFTFFAPTNQAFQKAGFNTVDDLRKRALRWPVGYQHYDENGYYVTPYTSLDSMFLANHLDYSGATQAEYPLQLFSNDLMDNPALANYLIKAGSLAHPPSQYIRLVFTSSAAGIMVRQLNSPSPAVPLATTDLLFRNGVIHVINDGMLMP; translated from the coding sequence ATGAAATTTTTCATATATACGATGACGTTATCCATGTTGTTTTTTTCAGCCTGCCGGCTGAAAGACGCACAGGTAACGCCGGTAGGTGAACCTCTGCCGTATAACGGGCCGTCACAGACGGTAAAACAGATACTCGACGGTTCTGGTTTTACCATCTATAAGGCTATCTGGAAAAAGGTGAATATGGATTCGGTCATGGCCGATAACGGGTCACAGGCCTATACGCTGCTGGTACCTGCTGATGATGCATTTACCAAAGCCGGCATGACACTGAACACTGTAAACACTATGCCGGTGGCGGACCTGGACTCTCTGCTGTTTTATCATGTGGTAGATACCTGGCTGTCGGGCGATCAACTGAAAACACTGACTGGCAGCAATGCCATGCGCAGCCTGCTTACCAGAGGTGACCTGCCCAATTACAGCGACCGGTTTCCATACTACTATTATCAATACCTGGGGCTGCATGATGGCAAACTGGTGATCAATGGTAAACCACATCCCCTGAAAACCATGGAAGGTACCAACGGCACACTCTATGTGCTGGATGAAGTGCTGAAAAAACCAGAGAAGGACATGATCGATTACCTGAAAAATAATCCCGACTTCTCTATGCTGATGGAAGCATGCCGTATCAACGACAGCATCTATCGTCTGAACTGGGGTAGTCAGGGTTTTACCCAATTGCTCAGTACTGATGCCCGCAGCAAACAATTCACATTTTTTGCACCTACCAATCAGGCTTTTCAAAAGGCAGGATTTAATACCGTGGATGACCTGCGTAAAAGAGCACTGCGCTGGCCGGTAGGATACCAGCATTATGATGAGAACGGGTATTATGTAACACCCTACACCTCGCTGGATTCCATGTTTTTGGCCAATCATCTGGATTACAGTGGTGCCACACAGGCTGAATATCCTTTGCAGCTGTTTTCCAATGACCTGATGGATAATCCGGCGCTTGCCAACTACCTGATCAAAGCAGGTTCTCTTGCCCATCCGCCTTCGCAGTACATCCGTTTGGTATTTACCAGCTCTGCAGCCGGTATTATGGTAAGACAGCTGAATTCCCCCTCACCGGCAGTGCCACTGGCTACTACAGATCTGCTGTTCCGTAACGGGGTTATACATGTGATCAATGACGGAATGTTAATGCCGTAA
- a CDS encoding fasciclin domain-containing protein, protein MKRYFHLLLLFLMAVACNKTDLAVSEERPSDIRAIGDFIRNNYDLSLLSAALQQTGLIDSLNTNGTLTVWAPDNAAFKALGVLKPGDFSKMNQDSLRASLRNLIQTERLFIPDIPTQMDNKYIAMGGGPLYISISAFGNNADNYRATVNGCYVYEAPKRNLSLRNGVLHLLKGVPKYFPQTAQDFLAADTSLSIFVTLMKKSGQWEALKNEGPYTVYAPQNNVFQQYGLTADSINRLDVKKYKPVAFSVYTLGLQPHHIFAGDLDILGAYNSRILLDGYGISPGGSINIWAPNGYSGYHSPGFIGYAGGVKGQDNLTSNAVVFRLNNIMLYPDSLLIK, encoded by the coding sequence ATGAAACGATATTTTCATTTGTTACTGTTATTCCTGATGGCTGTGGCCTGTAATAAAACAGACCTGGCCGTATCGGAAGAACGTCCTTCAGACATACGCGCTATCGGTGATTTTATCCGGAATAACTACGATCTGAGCCTGCTGTCGGCAGCCCTGCAGCAAACCGGCCTGATTGATAGTCTGAATACCAATGGAACTTTAACGGTATGGGCTCCTGATAATGCCGCTTTTAAAGCATTGGGTGTTCTCAAACCAGGCGACTTCAGCAAAATGAACCAGGACAGTTTGCGGGCATCTCTTAGGAATCTGATACAGACAGAACGTTTATTCATTCCCGATATACCCACCCAGATGGATAACAAGTATATAGCCATGGGTGGCGGCCCGCTTTATATCTCCATCTCAGCATTCGGTAACAATGCCGATAATTACCGGGCTACGGTAAACGGCTGTTATGTGTATGAGGCGCCTAAACGTAATCTCTCTCTGCGGAATGGTGTATTACATCTGCTGAAAGGAGTGCCTAAATATTTCCCGCAAACAGCTCAGGATTTTCTGGCCGCAGATACCAGCCTGTCGATTTTTGTTACGCTGATGAAAAAATCCGGTCAATGGGAAGCATTAAAAAACGAAGGACCTTATACAGTATATGCACCGCAGAATAATGTTTTCCAGCAGTACGGCCTTACAGCCGACAGCATCAATCGGCTGGATGTCAAAAAATATAAACCAGTCGCTTTTTCTGTGTATACGCTGGGCCTGCAGCCACATCACATCTTTGCCGGTGATTTAGATATACTGGGTGCCTACAACAGCCGCATCCTGCTGGATGGATACGGAATCTCTCCCGGCGGCAGCATCAATATATGGGCTCCCAATGGCTACTCCGGCTACCATAGCCCCGGTTTTATCGGATATGCCGGAGGCGTGAAAGGACAGGACAATCTCACCAGCAATGCGGTAGTGTTCCGGTTGAACAATATCATGTTGTATCCTGATTCTCTTTTAATCAAATAA
- a CDS encoding DUF4397 domain-containing protein gives MQAVKYCLAILLLSGLWSCQKSKPDFLFEEQPQLPPLTSSTVRIMNMGRKATELLINDTLLTSRISPNIEGLYLDAQTRASLYFPSGRMGSSYTIPQRFIRQDGTAHIKIASMIYGSKDLVYPKDFDIREDVNNPTDYYNVLFGAHNSSEAVLVDSLFAVPRKISPPANPEHFRIRLLNLGSAPDMASLEGNMSLVLADGTKINPVTTSVAPGKYSDYIELPYGTYQFKVMTDDGRIIPGVPVNSEEQLKTVNSATGTLVTGNNPVVDKMITYAPIRTFQPGGVYTIMVCANYVFDYYQAGSNMTTPLALNSFRIITDVNESQNITYGRIQAVNAMPNTGVSVSVDNMPLNEGTLAFGKSSSYKTLITGTHTVTIKDATGNKLAEQQLSVSGSTNYSAWLYPDAGGKPVLKLIANNLSGSFYLNSGGKGDDGSNNQYAVTMPYWIRFLNLSTDVPEVTFTEANGDLLKGYLTFNATASQHLRQGQVVIEQPYVLFSPVLGLNKLMAYASQPGVLPGDWIRDIPVLNGSDFIAKPDLYKGMLPGYETGFYTVALTGSLHPKNPGDAPARLIIIKHNQ, from the coding sequence ATGCAAGCTGTAAAATATTGTTTAGCCATCCTGTTGCTTTCAGGGCTGTGGTCCTGCCAGAAAAGCAAACCGGACTTTTTGTTCGAAGAACAGCCACAGCTGCCACCACTCACTTCCTCTACCGTGAGGATTATGAACATGGGTCGTAAGGCAACTGAACTGTTAATTAATGATACATTACTCACCAGCCGTATTTCACCCAATATCGAAGGTCTTTACCTGGATGCACAAACCCGTGCCTCCCTTTACTTTCCGAGTGGGCGGATGGGATCTTCCTATACCATCCCGCAACGTTTTATCCGCCAGGATGGAACCGCACATATCAAAATTGCCAGTATGATCTATGGGTCGAAAGACCTCGTATATCCAAAAGATTTTGATATCCGGGAAGATGTTAATAATCCTACCGATTACTATAACGTGTTGTTTGGAGCACATAATTCCAGCGAGGCAGTGTTGGTTGATTCGCTCTTCGCTGTGCCACGTAAGATCTCTCCTCCGGCTAATCCGGAACATTTCCGTATCCGGCTGCTCAACCTGGGCTCCGCCCCTGATATGGCTTCCCTGGAAGGTAATATGAGCCTGGTGCTGGCAGATGGTACAAAAATAAATCCAGTCACTACCAGCGTGGCTCCCGGTAAATACTCCGATTATATTGAACTGCCTTATGGTACCTATCAGTTTAAGGTGATGACAGATGATGGCAGAATCATACCCGGAGTGCCCGTGAATAGTGAAGAACAGCTGAAAACGGTAAACAGCGCTACTGGTACCCTGGTCACCGGAAATAATCCGGTGGTGGACAAAATGATAACGTATGCGCCTATACGTACTTTTCAGCCTGGTGGTGTATATACCATCATGGTATGTGCTAACTACGTTTTTGATTATTATCAGGCTGGTAGTAATATGACTACTCCGCTTGCACTCAACAGCTTCAGAATCATCACTGATGTGAATGAGTCGCAGAATATCACCTATGGCCGTATACAGGCGGTGAATGCCATGCCCAATACAGGCGTTTCCGTTAGTGTGGATAATATGCCGTTAAATGAAGGTACCCTGGCTTTCGGTAAATCATCTTCCTATAAAACACTCATCACCGGTACACATACTGTTACCATAAAAGATGCTACCGGCAACAAGCTGGCAGAACAACAGCTTTCCGTAAGTGGCAGCACCAACTACAGCGCCTGGTTATATCCTGATGCTGGTGGAAAGCCGGTATTAAAACTGATCGCTAATAATCTCAGTGGCAGCTTCTATTTAAATTCCGGCGGTAAAGGAGATGATGGCAGCAACAATCAGTATGCGGTTACGATGCCTTATTGGATACGTTTCCTGAACCTGTCTACCGATGTGCCGGAGGTTACTTTTACAGAAGCCAATGGTGATCTGCTGAAGGGCTACCTTACTTTCAATGCCACCGCCAGCCAGCATCTCCGGCAGGGGCAGGTAGTTATCGAACAACCTTATGTGCTTTTTAGTCCGGTGCTGGGGCTGAACAAACTGATGGCATATGCTTCACAGCCCGGCGTGCTCCCAGGAGACTGGATCAGAGATATACCTGTTCTGAATGGCAGTGATTTTATCGCTAAACCTGATCTGTATAAAGGTATGTTGCCAGGTTATGAAACCGGCTTTTATACCGTAGCACTCACGGGCAGCCTCCATCCCAAAAATCCGGGTGATGCACCGGCCAGACTAATCATCATCAAGCATAACCAATAA